One Lacunisphaera limnophila DNA window includes the following coding sequences:
- a CDS encoding GDSL-type esterase/lipase family protein, whose product MKYPALLRLLALFLVCAVAGPLSATPDHWAQEIAALTAQDETNPPPVGGVVFVGSSSIRMWRTLAEDFPGLAPINRGFGGSELADSVFYEDRIVLPYHPRIVVLFAGTNDLNSGKTPAAVLADFQAFRAKLHAALPATRLIYLSITLAPSRAGVHAQMREANQLIAADVATDPRCTFVDINTPMSGPDGLPPESLFNADRLHLNRDGYAIWTKTLAPFLK is encoded by the coding sequence GTGAAGTACCCCGCCCTGCTCCGCCTCCTCGCCCTCTTCCTCGTGTGCGCCGTCGCCGGCCCGCTGTCCGCCACCCCCGATCACTGGGCCCAGGAAATCGCCGCCCTCACGGCCCAGGACGAAACCAACCCACCGCCCGTCGGCGGCGTGGTGTTCGTGGGCAGCTCCTCCATCCGGATGTGGCGGACCCTGGCCGAGGACTTTCCCGGCCTCGCCCCGATCAACCGTGGCTTCGGCGGCTCCGAGCTGGCCGACAGTGTCTTTTATGAGGATCGCATCGTGCTCCCTTACCACCCGCGGATCGTCGTGCTGTTTGCCGGCACCAACGACCTCAACAGCGGCAAAACCCCCGCGGCGGTGCTCGCCGACTTCCAAGCCTTTCGCGCCAAGCTCCACGCCGCGCTGCCCGCCACGCGGCTGATCTACCTTTCCATCACCCTCGCCCCGTCCCGGGCCGGCGTCCATGCGCAGATGCGCGAGGCGAACCAGTTGATCGCCGCGGATGTCGCCACCGACCCGCGGTGCACCTTCGTGGACATCAACACCCCAATGAGCGGGCCCGACGGCCTGCCCCCGGAGTCGCTGTTCAACGCCGACCGCCTGCACCTGAACCGCGACGGCTACGCCATCTGGACCAAGACGCTGGCGCCGTTTCTAAAGTAG
- a CDS encoding prolyl oligopeptidase family serine peptidase produces MTLLPVLAAAAVYPPSPSGPQVDDFFGTKVADPYRWLEDVDSAETAAWVGGQNKVTFDFLAQLPQREAIKQRLLELYNYPRHDLPFKEGGRYFYTYNTGLLNQPQLLMKDRLEGEAVLLLDPNTLSTDGTVSLTQWDVSPDGRWLGYGVAVAGSDWNEFRVRDVAARTDTADVIKWVKFSGLQWTKDSKGFFYSRYPEPQQAENQVFSALGNQTIYYHRLGTPQSEDVKVFATPDYPQRGWGASVTDDGRYLLIYGSEGTDTRNRLYYVDLQDPLKPDLSGPVVKLIDELEADYNVLGNRGTLLFVRTDLDAPRKKIIAIDLAEPARANWRTLVPEAPDVIETAIMAGGKFVINYLHDAHSRLALFGLDGAPQGEIALPGIGTVAGSGYTRDSGGLTGDLDDPELFFKFVSFIAPATSYRYDLATGRSEPVEVAKVAFDAALYETKQIFYASKDGTRVPMFITHRRGLKLDGSHPTLLYAYGGFDISLKPAYSPSVVAWLELGGVYAQPNLRGGGEYGREWHLAGTKERKQNVFDDFIAAGEWLVANGYTGHDKLVISGGSNGGLLIGAVANQRPDLARVAFPAVGVMDMLRFHKFTIGWAWTSDYGSADDPEGFKYLSAYSPVHNVKAGVQYPAVMVTTADHDDRVHPGHSFKYAAAMQAANPGAKYPTFIRIDVKAGHGQGKPVAKQIEEIADKWAFALHFTGMGAQ; encoded by the coding sequence ATGACCCTTCTGCCTGTACTCGCCGCCGCCGCCGTCTATCCGCCGTCCCCGTCCGGCCCGCAGGTCGACGATTTCTTCGGCACGAAGGTGGCGGATCCCTACCGCTGGCTGGAAGACGTGGACTCGGCCGAGACGGCGGCCTGGGTCGGCGGGCAGAACAAGGTCACCTTTGATTTTCTCGCCCAGCTCCCCCAGCGCGAGGCGATCAAGCAGCGTCTGCTGGAGCTCTACAACTACCCGCGGCACGACCTGCCGTTCAAGGAGGGCGGGCGTTACTTCTACACCTACAACACCGGCCTGCTGAACCAGCCGCAGCTCCTGATGAAGGACCGGCTGGAGGGCGAGGCGGTCCTGCTGCTCGACCCGAACACGCTTTCGACCGACGGCACCGTATCGCTCACGCAGTGGGACGTGTCGCCGGACGGCCGCTGGCTTGGCTATGGCGTGGCGGTGGCGGGCTCGGACTGGAACGAATTCCGCGTGCGGGACGTGGCCGCACGGACCGATACGGCGGATGTGATCAAGTGGGTCAAGTTCTCGGGCCTGCAGTGGACCAAGGACAGCAAGGGGTTCTTCTACTCCCGTTACCCGGAGCCGCAGCAGGCGGAGAACCAGGTGTTCAGCGCGCTGGGTAACCAGACGATTTATTACCACCGACTGGGCACGCCCCAGAGCGAGGATGTGAAGGTGTTCGCCACGCCGGACTACCCGCAACGCGGGTGGGGTGCGTCCGTGACCGACGACGGCCGCTATCTGCTGATCTACGGATCCGAGGGCACGGACACCCGCAACCGGTTGTATTACGTGGATCTGCAAGACCCGCTGAAGCCCGATCTGAGCGGGCCCGTGGTGAAGCTCATCGATGAACTCGAGGCCGACTACAACGTGCTCGGCAATCGCGGGACCCTGCTCTTTGTGCGCACGGACCTCGACGCCCCGCGCAAGAAGATCATCGCCATCGACCTCGCCGAGCCGGCCCGGGCGAACTGGCGCACGCTTGTGCCGGAAGCACCCGATGTCATCGAGACCGCGATCATGGCCGGCGGGAAGTTTGTCATCAATTACCTCCACGATGCCCACAGCCGTCTGGCGCTGTTCGGCCTCGATGGCGCGCCGCAGGGCGAGATCGCACTGCCCGGCATCGGGACCGTCGCCGGTTCCGGTTATACCCGCGACTCGGGAGGGCTGACCGGCGACCTGGACGACCCCGAGCTGTTCTTCAAATTCGTGTCGTTCATCGCGCCCGCGACCTCCTACCGGTACGACCTGGCCACGGGCCGGAGCGAACCGGTCGAGGTGGCGAAGGTCGCGTTCGACGCAGCCCTCTACGAGACCAAGCAGATCTTCTACGCCTCGAAGGACGGCACGCGGGTGCCGATGTTCATCACCCACCGCAGGGGGCTGAAGCTGGACGGCTCGCACCCGACGCTGCTCTACGCGTACGGCGGCTTTGATATCTCGCTGAAGCCGGCCTACTCGCCGTCGGTCGTGGCCTGGCTGGAACTGGGCGGCGTCTACGCGCAGCCCAATCTCCGCGGCGGCGGCGAATACGGGCGCGAGTGGCATCTCGCGGGCACGAAGGAGCGCAAGCAGAACGTGTTCGACGACTTCATCGCCGCCGGCGAATGGCTCGTGGCCAACGGCTACACCGGCCATGACAAACTTGTGATCAGCGGCGGCTCCAACGGTGGCCTGCTGATCGGCGCCGTGGCGAATCAGCGGCCCGACCTCGCACGGGTGGCCTTTCCGGCGGTCGGCGTGATGGACATGCTGCGTTTCCACAAGTTCACGATCGGCTGGGCCTGGACCAGCGACTACGGCTCGGCTGATGATCCGGAGGGTTTCAAATACCTCTCGGCGTACTCGCCCGTGCACAACGTGAAGGCCGGAGTCCAGTACCCGGCGGTCATGGTGACCACGGCGGACCACGACGACCGCGTGCATCCCGGGCATTCCTTCAAGTATGCCGCGGCCATGCAGGCGGCCAACCCTGGCGCAAAATACCCGACCTTCATCCGCATCGACGTGAAGGCCGGCCACGGGCAGGGGAAGCCAGTCGCGAAGCAAATCGAGGAGATCGCCGACAAGTGGGCCTTCGCCCTGCATTTCACGGGCATGGGTGCGCAGTAA